One stretch of Arachis hypogaea cultivar Tifrunner chromosome 20, arahy.Tifrunner.gnm2.J5K5, whole genome shotgun sequence DNA includes these proteins:
- the LOC112784188 gene encoding apyrase 2 yields the protein MLKRLPHESSSDKIYQLRGALMMVAVPLVLVTIVLYVLPSISSNESIEDYTLTHRKISPDNRASSSYAVVFDAGSSGSRVHVFHFDRNLDLVHIGKDLELFVQIKPGLSAYAQNPQQAAESLITLLDKAESVVPLEFRPKTPVRVGATAGLRALEGDASDRILEAVRELLKQRSTLKSGPNAVTVLDGTQEGAFQWVTINYLLGNLGKDYSKTVGVVDLGGGSVQMAYAISETDSAKAPKVLGGEDPYVKEMFLRGRKYYLYVHSYLHYGLLAARAEILKVSDDSGNPCVLAGFDGYYNYGGKSFNSSSSPSGSRLNECETMALKALKVNESKCTHMKCTFGGIWNGGGGDGQKNLFVASFFFDRAAEAGFANPNLPVVKVRPVDFEVAAKRACQTKLEEAKSAYQRVEEGNLPYLCMDLVYQYTLLVAGFGLDPRQEITLVKKVQYRDALVEAAWPLGSAIEAVSSS from the exons ATGCTGAAGCGGTTGCCGCACGAGTCGTCCTCCGACAAGATTTACCAGCTACGCGGAGCGCTGATGATGGTGGCCGTTCCTTTGGTGCTCGTCACGATTGTGCTTTACGTGTTGCCTTCCATTTCCTCCAACGAGTCCATCGAAGATTACACCCTCACGCACCGGAAGATTTCGCCCGATAACAGAGCCTCTAGCTCCTACGCCGTCGTCTTCGATGCTGGCAGCTCCGGCAGCCGCGTTCACGTTTTCCACTTCGACCGCAATCTCGACCTTGTTCACATTGGCAAAGATCTCGAGCTATTCGTTCAG ATTAAACCAGGTTTGAGTGCGTATGCACAGAATCCACAACAGGCAGCGGAGTCTCTGATTACACTTCTGGACAAAGCTGAAAGTGTTGTTCCTCTGGAGTTTCGCCCCAAAACACCTGTTAGAGTAGGG GCAACTGCAGGATTGAGAGCTTTGGAAGGGGATGCTTCTGACAGGATCTTGGAAGCG GTCAGGGAATTGCTTAAGCAAAGGAGCACTTTGAAATCTGGGCCTAATGCTGTTACTGTGCTGGATGGAACCCAAGAAGGTGCTTTTCAATGG GTGACTATTAACTATTTGCTGGGGAACTTGGGAAAAGATTATTCAAAGACTGTTGGGGTTGTTGATCTTGGAGGTGGATCTGTTCAAATGGCATATGCCATCTCAGAGACAGATTCTGCCAAGGCTCCAAAAGTACTTGGTGGAGAGGATCCATATGTCAAGGAGATGTTTTTAAGGGGAAGAAAATATTACCTCTATGTTCACAG TTACTTGCACTATGGTTTGCTAGCAGCTCGCGCAGAAATTTTAAAGGTTTCTGATGATTCTGGGAACCCGTGTGTTTTAGCTGGCTTTGATG GGTATTACAATTATGGAGGAAAGTCATTCAATTCCTCATCCTCCCCATCTGGCTCAAGATTGAATGAATGCGAAACCATGGCTCTTAAAGCTCTCAAAGTTAATGAGTCAAAATGTACACATATGAAGTGCACATTCGGAGGGATTTGGAATGGTGGTGGCGGGGATGGACAGAAAAACCTTTTTGTTGCCTCATTTTTCTTTGACCGTGCTGCGGAg GCGGGTTTTGCCAATCCAAACTTGCCCGTTGTAAAAGTTCGTCCTGTGGACTTCGAGGTCGCAGCTAAGCGAGCTTGTCAAACAAAACTTGAGGAAGCAAAATCAGCTTATCAACGTGTGGAGGAGGGGAACCTACCATATTTATGCATGGATCTCGTATACCAGTATACATTACTTGTAGCTGGATTTG GTCTAGATCCACGGCAAGAGATTACATTGGTGAAAAAGGTTCAGTACCGTGATGCTCTTGTTGAAGCAGCATGGCCCCTCGGCAGCGCCATAGAAGCTGTGTCATCTTCGTAA
- the LOC112786651 gene encoding NAC domain-containing protein 87, protein MDAALDLPPGFRFHPTDEEIISYYLTHKVLNTSFTATAIGEVDLNKCEPWDLPKKAKMGEKDWYFFWQRDRKYPTGIRTNRATESGYWKATGKDKEIYKGRNLVGMKKTLVFYRGRAPNGHKTNWVMHEFRLEGLFATYNLPIPAKEEWVVSRVFHKNTTEKLNPTIPSGLFRIMKNMNSIGDDDLVDFSSLPPLMDPSNNYDDEHTTTTNNNYVNSMFASSSDYNITIQQNKKDMMGIRNNNNNIRALLMYDGPSSSSSEVVAPPLSDLELGLWDL, encoded by the exons ATGGATGCGGCTTTGGATTTGCCTCCCGGTTTCAGGTTCCACCCTACAGATGAGGAGATCATCTCTTATTATCTCACTCACAAGGTTTTGAACACAAGTTTCACCGCAACTGCCATTGGAGAAGTTGATCTCAATAAGTGTGAGCCTTGGGACTTGCCTA AGAAAGCAAAGATGGGGGAGAAAGATTGGTACTTCTTCTGGCAAAGAGATAGAAAGTATCCAACTGGGATCAGAACGAATCGAGCCACGGAATCCGGCTATTGGAAGGCCACCGGAAAAGACAAAGAGATTTACAAAGGGAGAAACCTTGTTGGTATGAAGAAAACCCTTGTGTTCTATAGAGGTAGAGCCCCTAATGGACACAAAACCAATTGGGTTATGCATGAATTCAGATTGGAAGGCCTTTTTGCTACTTACAACCTCCCTATACCTGCTAAG GAGGAATGGGTTGTGTCGAGGGTTTTCCATAAGAACACAACAGAAAAATTGAACCCAACTATTCCATCTGGCCTCTTTAGGATAATGAAGAACATGAACTCAATTGGAGATGATGATCTTGTAGATTTTTCTTCTCTCCCACCTCTCATGGATCCTTCTAATAATTATGATGATGaacacaccaccaccaccaacaacaacTATGTCAATAGTATGTTTGCATCATCATCAGATTATAATATTACTATTCAGCAAAACAAGAAAGATATGATGGGaataaggaataataataataatattagagCATTGTTAATGTACGACggtccatcatcatcatcatcagaagtaGTTGCTCCTCCTCTCTCTGACTTGGAATTAGGCCTCTGGGATTTATAA
- the LOC112786558 gene encoding E3 ubiquitin-protein ligase RING1-like — MENDNNNNNMNGVQWCNICSEMVNPITEADNKCPICDTEFAEIIMDNIRDQSDNSIDLRSTWMFILYAPIFLGLMGAISPLIPPGGGATPPAGEDETENELMPTRRGSTSYVMHLFRGLHVRSFDNNNRSTRSRSIDASNMVVIDPFTDGALIFRVPNMNHHTTTSNQNEGTSIGSFHEFLVGSGFDLLLQQLAQNGGSGYGSVVNPPTKKAAIEALPSVIINEEILQCMVCLEEIEIGNEAKEMPCLHKFHGDCIISWLKPHSSCPVCRFQMPFEDFTAETNLEDRNDGNQNSELVTGSRRNWFPMLQSFNNFLPPP; from the coding sequence ATGGAGaatgataataacaataataatatgaatGGGGTACAGTGGTGTAACATATGCTCAGAAATGGTGAATCCAATTACTGAAGCTGATAACAAGTGCCCCATTTGTGACACAGAATTTGCTGAGATAATAATGGATAACATAAGGGATCAAAGTGATAATTCTATTGATTTAAGGTCTACTTGGATGTTCATACTTTATGCTCCAATATTTCTAGGCTTGATGGGTGCAATTAGCCCTCTTATTCCCCCCGGCGGCGGCGCCACCCCTCCGGCCGGCGAAGACGAGACGGAGAACGAACTTATGCCGACGAGAAGAGGATCGACTAGTTATGTAATGCATCTCTTTCGAGGTCTTCATGTTAGGAGCTTTGATAATAATAATCGTAGTACTCGCAGTAGAAGTATAGACGCCAGCAACATGGTTGTCATTGATCCGTTTACGGACGGAGCCTTGATTTTTCGAGTTCCGAACATGAATCATCATACAACAACAAGCAATCAAAATGAGGGAACGAGCATTGGATCCTTCCATGAGTTTCTGGTGGGATCAGGATTTGATTTGTTGCTGCAGCAGTTGGCACAGAACGGAGGAAGTGGATATGGGAGTGTTGTGAACCCGCCAACAAAGAAGGCGGCAATAGAAGCATTACCGAGTGTGATTATCAATGAAGAGATTTTACAGTGCATGGTTTGTTTGGAAGAGATTGAGATTGGAAATGAAGCAAAGGAGATGCCATGTCTCCATAAATTTCATGGTGACTGCATAATCTCATGGCTTAAACCTCATAGTTCATGCCCTGTTTGTAGGTTTCAGATGCCTTTTGAGGATTTCACAGCTGAGACTAATTTGGAAGATAGAAACGATGGGAATCAAAATAGTGAGCTTGTCACAGGATCAAGAAGGAACTGGTTTCCAATGCTGCAATCCTTTAATAATTTTCTTCCACCACCTTGA
- the LOC112786767 gene encoding glucan endo-1,3-beta-glucosidase 8 isoform X2, with amino-acid sequence MMKDNGIEKVKLFDADGRIMSALAGSGIEVMVAIPNDQLAAMTSYDRAVQWVRKNVTSYNFKGGVNIKYVAVGNEPFLKSYNNSFLNVTLPALQNIQNALNEAGMGEKIKATVPLNADVYQSPQNNPVPSAGTFRPDISDLMTQIVQFLHNNNAPFTVNIYPFLSLYGNDDFPFDYAFFDGVSNPINDNGVLYTNVFDANFDTLVSALKGVGYGDVAILVGEVGWPTDGDKNANVANAVRFYNGLLPRISSSKGTPLRPGHLQVYLFGLIDEDAKSIAPGNFERHWGIFRYDGQPKFPMDLSGQGQNKILVGAKNVIYLDPKWCMFNPDATDLSKLADNINYACTFADCTALGYGSSCNNLDANGNASYAFNMYYQAQNQNDMACNFEGLAQITMKNISTPTCDFIIQINPSSSSSLTPSSAVAFLFIALAMILFF; translated from the exons ATGATGAAGGACAATGGAATAGAGAAAGTGAAACTGTTTGATGCAGATGGAAGAATCATGAGTGCACTTGCTGGGTCTGGGATTGAAGTTATGGTTGCCATTCCCAATGACCAGCTTGCTGCCATGACTAGCTATGATCGAGCTGTTCAGTGGGTCAGAAAGAATGTTACCAGTTACAACTTCAAGGGTGGAGTTAACATCAA ATATGTAGCAGTTGGGAACGAACCATTCTTGAAATCATACAACAATTCATTCTTGAATGTGACATTGCCTGCCCTACAGAACATACAAAATGCCCTtaatgaagctgggatgggggaGAAGATAAAGGCCACAGTGCCCTTAAATGCTGACGTGTACCAATCCCCACAGAACAACCCTGTTCCATCGGCAGGAACTTTTAGGCCTGACATATCAGATCTCATGACACAAATAGTGCAATTCTTGCACAACAACAATGCACCATTCACCGTTAACATCTACCCATTCTTGAGTCTCTATGGCAATGATGATTTCCCTTTTGACTATGCCTTCTTTGATGGGGTATCAAACCCCATAAACGACAATGGGGTTCTTTACACCAATGTCTTTGATGCAAATTTTGACACCTTGGTTTCTGCTCTCAAAGGGGTTGGGTATGGTGACGTGGCAATCTTGGTTGGAGAAGTAGGGTGGCCCACAGATGGAGACAAGAATGCCAACGTGGCCAATGCTGTAAGGTTCTATAATGGACTTCTTCCAAGGATTTCATCAAGTAAAGGTACACCTCTAAGACCAGGGCACCTTCAAGTTTATCTCTTTGGCCTTATTGATGAGGATGCTAAGAGCATTGCTCCTGGCAACTTTGAGCGTCATTGGGGAATATTCCG GTACGATGGACAACCTAAGTTCCCAATGGATCTTTCTGGTCAAGGTCAAAACAAAATATTAGTGGGTGCTAAGAATGTGATATACTTGGACCCAAAATGGTGCATGTTCAATCCAGATGCCACGGATCTTAGCAAACTAGCTGATAATATAAACTATGCTTGCACATTTGCGGATTGCACTGCATTGGGATATGGTTCTTCATGCAACAATCTTGATGCTAATGGGAATGCCTCATATGCATTTAATATGTACTACCAAGCGCAAAATCAGAACGACATGGCTTGCAATTTTGAAGGCTTAGCCCAAATTACTATGAAGAATATTTCTACTCCCACTTGCGACTTTATTATTCAGATAAAcccttcatcatcttcttctttgacaCCCTCATCAGCAGTAGCTTTCTTATTTATTGCATTAGCCATGATTCTATTTTTTTAG
- the LOC112786767 gene encoding glucan endo-1,3-beta-glucosidase 8 isoform X1, with the protein MGRKWFERWVMVEAVVEVISIIIMMSWCVEGVGVNWGTQATQQLRADTVVQMMKDNGIEKVKLFDADGRIMSALAGSGIEVMVAIPNDQLAAMTSYDRAVQWVRKNVTSYNFKGGVNIKYVAVGNEPFLKSYNNSFLNVTLPALQNIQNALNEAGMGEKIKATVPLNADVYQSPQNNPVPSAGTFRPDISDLMTQIVQFLHNNNAPFTVNIYPFLSLYGNDDFPFDYAFFDGVSNPINDNGVLYTNVFDANFDTLVSALKGVGYGDVAILVGEVGWPTDGDKNANVANAVRFYNGLLPRISSSKGTPLRPGHLQVYLFGLIDEDAKSIAPGNFERHWGIFRYDGQPKFPMDLSGQGQNKILVGAKNVIYLDPKWCMFNPDATDLSKLADNINYACTFADCTALGYGSSCNNLDANGNASYAFNMYYQAQNQNDMACNFEGLAQITMKNISTPTCDFIIQINPSSSSSLTPSSAVAFLFIALAMILFF; encoded by the exons atgggGAGGAAATGGTTTGAGAGATGGGTTATGGTAGAAGCAGTTGTTGAAGTGATTAGTATAATTATTATGATGAGTTGGTGTGTGGAAGGGGTTGGAGTGAATTGGGGAACACAAGCTACACAGCAATTGAGAGCAGACACAGTGGTGCAGATGATGAAGGACAATGGAATAGAGAAAGTGAAACTGTTTGATGCAGATGGAAGAATCATGAGTGCACTTGCTGGGTCTGGGATTGAAGTTATGGTTGCCATTCCCAATGACCAGCTTGCTGCCATGACTAGCTATGATCGAGCTGTTCAGTGGGTCAGAAAGAATGTTACCAGTTACAACTTCAAGGGTGGAGTTAACATCAA ATATGTAGCAGTTGGGAACGAACCATTCTTGAAATCATACAACAATTCATTCTTGAATGTGACATTGCCTGCCCTACAGAACATACAAAATGCCCTtaatgaagctgggatgggggaGAAGATAAAGGCCACAGTGCCCTTAAATGCTGACGTGTACCAATCCCCACAGAACAACCCTGTTCCATCGGCAGGAACTTTTAGGCCTGACATATCAGATCTCATGACACAAATAGTGCAATTCTTGCACAACAACAATGCACCATTCACCGTTAACATCTACCCATTCTTGAGTCTCTATGGCAATGATGATTTCCCTTTTGACTATGCCTTCTTTGATGGGGTATCAAACCCCATAAACGACAATGGGGTTCTTTACACCAATGTCTTTGATGCAAATTTTGACACCTTGGTTTCTGCTCTCAAAGGGGTTGGGTATGGTGACGTGGCAATCTTGGTTGGAGAAGTAGGGTGGCCCACAGATGGAGACAAGAATGCCAACGTGGCCAATGCTGTAAGGTTCTATAATGGACTTCTTCCAAGGATTTCATCAAGTAAAGGTACACCTCTAAGACCAGGGCACCTTCAAGTTTATCTCTTTGGCCTTATTGATGAGGATGCTAAGAGCATTGCTCCTGGCAACTTTGAGCGTCATTGGGGAATATTCCG GTACGATGGACAACCTAAGTTCCCAATGGATCTTTCTGGTCAAGGTCAAAACAAAATATTAGTGGGTGCTAAGAATGTGATATACTTGGACCCAAAATGGTGCATGTTCAATCCAGATGCCACGGATCTTAGCAAACTAGCTGATAATATAAACTATGCTTGCACATTTGCGGATTGCACTGCATTGGGATATGGTTCTTCATGCAACAATCTTGATGCTAATGGGAATGCCTCATATGCATTTAATATGTACTACCAAGCGCAAAATCAGAACGACATGGCTTGCAATTTTGAAGGCTTAGCCCAAATTACTATGAAGAATATTTCTACTCCCACTTGCGACTTTATTATTCAGATAAAcccttcatcatcttcttctttgacaCCCTCATCAGCAGTAGCTTTCTTATTTATTGCATTAGCCATGATTCTATTTTTTTAG